A genomic window from Peromyscus maniculatus bairdii isolate BWxNUB_F1_BW_parent chromosome 1, HU_Pman_BW_mat_3.1, whole genome shotgun sequence includes:
- the LOC102909767 gene encoding L-lactate dehydrogenase C chain isoform X1 — translation MSTVKEQLIQNLIEEDKTSRCKITVVGVGNVGMACAISILLKDLADELALIDADADKLKGETMDLLHGSLFFNTSKIVSGKDYSVTANSNLVIVTAGARQKVGESRLDLVQRNVVIMKSIIPGIVQNSPDCKILVVSNPVDILTYVVWKISGLPPTRVIGSGCNLDSARFRYLIGEKLSVHPASCHGWVLGEHGDSSVPLWSGVNVAGIPLKSLNPALGTDSDKEGWKQIHKQVVESAYEIVRLKGYTSWAIGLSVMDLAGSMLKNLRRVHPVSTLVKGLYGIKEEIFLSVPCILGRNGVTDIVKVNLNPNEEELIRKSAETLWNVQKDLEI, via the exons ATGTCCACTGTCAAGGAGCAGCTTATTCAGAACCTAATTGAAGAAGATAAAACCTCCCGGTGTAAGATCACTGTGGTTGGCGTTGGAAATGTTGGCATGGCCTGTGCTATTAGTATCTTACTGAAG GATTTGGCTGACGAACTTGCCCTTATTGATGCTGATGCAGACAAACTGAAGGGAGAGACAATGGATCTTCTGCATGGCAGCCTTTTCTTCAACACTTCAAAAATCGTCTCTGGAAAAG ATTACAGTGTAACTGCCAACTCCAATTTGGTTATCGTCACTGCTGGTGCAAGGCAGAAGGTGGGAGAATCGCGACTTGATCTGGTCCAGCGCAATGTTGTTATCATGAAATCCATCATTCCTGGCATAGTTCAAAACAGTCCTGACTGTAAAATACTGGTCGTCTCAAACCCAG TGGATATTTTGACTTATGTGGTATGGAAGATAAGTGGCCTCCCTCCAACTCGTGTGATTGGAAGTGGCTGTAACCTAGACTCTGCCCGTTTCCGTTACCTGATTGGAGAGAAGTTGAGTGTCCACCCTGCAAGTTGCCATGGCTGGGTTCTCGGAGAACACGGTGACTCTAGTG tgcCCTTATGGAGTGGTGTGAATGTTGCTGGCATACCTCTGAAGTCACTGAACCCAGCATTAGGAACGGACTCAGACAAGGAAGGGTGGAAACAGATCCACAAACAAGTGGTGGAAAG TGCCTATGAGATTGTTCGGCTGAAGGGCTACACCTCTTGGGCTATTGGGCTCTCTGTGATGGATCTGGCAGGATCAATGCTGAAGAATCTTAGGAGAGTGCATCCCGTTTCCACACTGGTTAAG GGCTTATATgggatcaaggaagaaatcttTCTCAGTGTTCCTTGTATCTTGGGACGAAACGGCGTCACGGACATTGTGAAAGTGAACCTGAACCCTAATGAGGAGGAACTTATCAGGAAGAGTGCAGAAACACTGTGGAACGTCCAGAAGGACCTGGAAATATGA
- the LOC102909767 gene encoding L-lactate dehydrogenase C chain isoform X2, which produces MSTVKEQLIQNLIEEDKTSRCKITVVGVGNVGMACAISILLKDLADELALIDADADKLKGETMDLLHGSLFFNTSKIVSGKDYSVTANSNLVIVTAGARQKVGESRLDLVQRNVVIMKSIIPGIVQNSPDCKILVVSNPVDILTYVVWKISGLPPTRVIGSGCNLDSARFRYLIGEKLSVHPASCHGWVLGEHGDSSVPLWSGVNVAGIPLKSLNPALGTDSDKEGWKQIHKQVVESAYEIVRLKGYTSWAIGLSVMDLAGSMLKNLRRVHPVSTLVKACWSSAGLLLWDFASGGLRSYL; this is translated from the exons ATGTCCACTGTCAAGGAGCAGCTTATTCAGAACCTAATTGAAGAAGATAAAACCTCCCGGTGTAAGATCACTGTGGTTGGCGTTGGAAATGTTGGCATGGCCTGTGCTATTAGTATCTTACTGAAG GATTTGGCTGACGAACTTGCCCTTATTGATGCTGATGCAGACAAACTGAAGGGAGAGACAATGGATCTTCTGCATGGCAGCCTTTTCTTCAACACTTCAAAAATCGTCTCTGGAAAAG ATTACAGTGTAACTGCCAACTCCAATTTGGTTATCGTCACTGCTGGTGCAAGGCAGAAGGTGGGAGAATCGCGACTTGATCTGGTCCAGCGCAATGTTGTTATCATGAAATCCATCATTCCTGGCATAGTTCAAAACAGTCCTGACTGTAAAATACTGGTCGTCTCAAACCCAG TGGATATTTTGACTTATGTGGTATGGAAGATAAGTGGCCTCCCTCCAACTCGTGTGATTGGAAGTGGCTGTAACCTAGACTCTGCCCGTTTCCGTTACCTGATTGGAGAGAAGTTGAGTGTCCACCCTGCAAGTTGCCATGGCTGGGTTCTCGGAGAACACGGTGACTCTAGTG tgcCCTTATGGAGTGGTGTGAATGTTGCTGGCATACCTCTGAAGTCACTGAACCCAGCATTAGGAACGGACTCAGACAAGGAAGGGTGGAAACAGATCCACAAACAAGTGGTGGAAAG TGCCTATGAGATTGTTCGGCTGAAGGGCTACACCTCTTGGGCTATTGGGCTCTCTGTGATGGATCTGGCAGGATCAATGCTGAAGAATCTTAGGAGAGTGCATCCCGTTTCCACACTGGTTAAG GCATGTTGGAGTAGTGCTGGGCTCCTCCTTTGGGACTTCGCTTCTGGAGGCTTAAGAAGCTATCTGTAG